A region of Pleionea litopenaei DNA encodes the following proteins:
- the rsxA gene encoding electron transport complex subunit RsxA, which yields MTEYLLLLVSTVLVNNFVLVKFLGLCPFMGVSSKVETAVGMSFATTFVLTLASACSYLVNTYLLAPLELEYLRTLCFILVIAVVVQFTEMIIHKTSPVLYRVLGIFLPLITTNCAVLGVALLNVNEQHNFVESIIYGFGAAVGFSLVLVLFSAMRERIHVADVPKPFQGAAIAMITAGMMSLAFMGFSGLVKLA from the coding sequence GTGACTGAATACCTTTTATTACTCGTCAGCACAGTGTTGGTCAACAATTTCGTGTTGGTGAAATTCTTAGGCTTATGCCCTTTTATGGGCGTATCGAGCAAAGTCGAAACGGCCGTTGGAATGTCGTTTGCGACGACTTTTGTGTTGACGTTAGCGTCGGCGTGCAGCTATTTGGTCAATACTTACTTGCTCGCACCACTCGAACTAGAGTATCTACGCACCCTGTGCTTTATCTTAGTCATAGCCGTGGTGGTTCAATTTACTGAAATGATCATTCACAAAACCAGTCCGGTGTTGTATCGCGTGTTAGGTATATTTCTGCCCTTAATCACCACGAACTGCGCGGTGCTTGGCGTTGCCTTACTCAATGTCAATGAACAACACAACTTTGTCGAATCCATTATTTATGGGTTTGGCGCTGCCGTGGGTTTTTCTCTGGTGCTGGTGCTCTTCTCTGCGATGCGTGAGCGCATTCACGTTGCCGATGTACCAAAGCCCTTTCAGGGCGCTGCCATCGCCATGATCACAGCGGGCATGATGTCATTGGCTTTTATGGGATTCAGCGGGTTAGTTAAATTAGCATGA
- the metG gene encoding methionine--tRNA ligase, protein MTRKILVTSALPYANGSIHLGHMLEHIQTDIWTRFQKQRGHQCISVCADDTHGTPIMLRAQKEGVSPEAFIAATREEHLADFQDFLVEYDNYHSTHSEENRELSELIYNRLDQAGHIAKRTISQLFDPEKAMFLPDRFVKGECPKCGSDDQYGDNCDNCGATYSPTELKNPKSAVSGATPVLKDSEHYFFKLTDFEAMLKEWTRGEHVQTQIANKLDEWFDAGLEEWDISRDAPYFGFKIPGTEDKYFYVWVDAPIGYMASFKNLCDKTAGLEFDEFWKVDSDAEVHHFIGKDIVYFHTLFWPAMLHGANFRKPTKVHAHGFLMVNGTKMSKSKGTFIKARTYLKHLDPEYLRYYFLAKLNSRVDDFDLNTEDFMSRVNADLVNKYINIASRCANFITKRFDGQLSDGIAEHPLIVEAQQASDEIAKLYEQKEFGRAVREIMSIADKANKYIDDEEPWVKIKDEATQQDVQLVSSVALNVFKILTVYLKPAIPMIAAKVEAFLNVEPLTWNDSQTVLEGHSINKFKPMVKRIEAEQINTMIEDSVEQAPAAELADPLKPEISFDDFDKIDLRIAKIISAEHVEGADKLLKLQLDLGGVTKQVFAGIKSAYSPEQLEGKLTVMVANLAPRKMRFGMSEGMVLAAGPGGKDLWILNPDDGAEPGMRVK, encoded by the coding sequence ATGACCCGTAAAATTTTGGTGACCAGCGCCCTACCTTATGCCAATGGCTCAATTCATTTGGGGCATATGTTAGAGCATATTCAGACCGATATTTGGACCCGTTTTCAAAAACAACGTGGCCATCAGTGCATCAGTGTATGTGCCGACGATACGCACGGCACCCCAATTATGTTGCGCGCTCAAAAAGAAGGCGTGTCGCCAGAAGCCTTTATTGCAGCCACACGAGAAGAACATTTAGCCGACTTTCAAGATTTTTTGGTGGAGTATGACAATTATCACTCAACTCACAGTGAAGAAAACCGTGAGCTCAGTGAGCTCATTTACAATCGTTTAGATCAAGCAGGACACATAGCCAAACGGACCATCTCGCAATTGTTTGACCCTGAAAAAGCGATGTTTTTACCCGATCGCTTCGTGAAAGGCGAATGCCCCAAATGCGGATCTGACGACCAATACGGCGACAATTGCGATAACTGTGGTGCCACCTACTCGCCGACCGAACTGAAAAATCCTAAATCGGCAGTGTCTGGCGCAACCCCTGTATTGAAAGACTCTGAACATTACTTTTTTAAATTAACGGACTTTGAAGCCATGCTCAAAGAGTGGACCCGCGGCGAGCATGTACAAACGCAAATCGCTAATAAACTCGATGAATGGTTCGATGCGGGTCTTGAAGAATGGGATATTTCTCGCGATGCCCCCTACTTCGGATTCAAAATTCCGGGCACGGAAGATAAATACTTCTATGTCTGGGTCGACGCACCCATCGGATACATGGCCAGCTTTAAAAACCTATGCGACAAAACCGCAGGGTTAGAGTTCGACGAATTTTGGAAAGTCGACAGCGACGCTGAAGTACACCATTTCATTGGTAAAGACATTGTGTACTTTCACACCTTGTTTTGGCCAGCCATGCTTCATGGAGCCAACTTCCGCAAGCCGACTAAAGTGCACGCGCATGGGTTTCTAATGGTCAATGGCACCAAGATGAGTAAATCAAAAGGGACCTTTATTAAGGCGCGAACTTATCTGAAGCATTTGGATCCTGAGTACTTGCGCTACTACTTCTTAGCCAAGCTAAACAGTCGCGTCGACGACTTCGACCTCAACACCGAAGACTTTATGTCACGCGTAAACGCCGATCTGGTGAATAAGTACATCAATATTGCTAGCCGCTGCGCGAACTTCATCACCAAACGCTTTGACGGTCAGCTGTCAGACGGTATCGCCGAGCATCCGCTTATTGTTGAAGCGCAACAAGCCAGCGATGAAATTGCCAAGCTGTATGAGCAGAAAGAATTTGGCCGTGCCGTGCGTGAGATCATGAGCATTGCCGATAAAGCCAACAAATACATCGACGATGAAGAACCTTGGGTGAAAATTAAAGACGAAGCCACTCAACAAGACGTGCAGTTGGTGAGCAGTGTTGCTTTAAACGTGTTTAAAATATTAACGGTGTATTTAAAACCGGCGATTCCAATGATTGCAGCCAAAGTTGAAGCCTTTTTAAATGTGGAACCTCTCACCTGGAATGACAGTCAAACTGTGTTAGAAGGTCATTCAATCAACAAATTTAAACCCATGGTCAAACGTATTGAAGCCGAGCAAATTAACACCATGATCGAAGACTCTGTAGAACAAGCGCCCGCAGCCGAATTAGCCGACCCACTCAAGCCTGAAATCAGCTTTGATGACTTTGATAAAATCGACTTGCGAATTGCGAAAATAATCAGCGCAGAACACGTTGAAGGCGCCGATAAACTACTGAAATTACAATTGGATCTCGGTGGCGTTACCAAGCAGGTTTTTGCGGGCATCAAAAGCGCTTATTCGCCAGAACAGCTCGAAGGAAAACTGACGGTCATGGTGGCGAATTTAGCCCCCCGCAAAATGCGCTTTGGCATGTCAGAGGGCATGGTATTAGCGGCAGGACCTGGCGGCAAAGATTTATGGATACTCAACCCGGACGATGGAGCGGAACCCGGAATGCGCGTCAAATAA
- the apbC gene encoding iron-sulfur cluster carrier protein ApbC codes for MSVSEADVKQQLNAITIPELDNNLVDAGWLKAVDIDGNQATLRLVPSFPCQSQYADYAQKIAAQLESLSLTVAIDWAPRVAAYQHKAGVESLKGVKNIIAVASGKGGVGKSTTSVNLALALVAEGAKVGLLDADIYGPSQPIMLGKADSRPETLDQKRILPVLSHGVQSMSIGYLVDPEQAMVWRGPMASGALQQLINDTQWQDLDYLIVDLPPGTGDIQLTLSQRVPVTAAVVVTTPQDIALADAVKAMNMFEKVSVPVLGVIENMGVHICSECGHAEHIFGEGGGAGLAENAKIEFLGSLPLARSIRDHADSGTPSVVAEPDGTIAQMYQSIARKIAASLSTRAKDYSQSFPNISITND; via the coding sequence ATGAGTGTGTCAGAAGCAGACGTAAAACAGCAGCTAAACGCTATTACGATTCCAGAATTGGATAACAATCTCGTCGATGCCGGTTGGCTGAAGGCCGTCGACATCGATGGCAACCAAGCGACTTTGCGATTGGTTCCCAGCTTTCCGTGTCAATCGCAATACGCCGACTACGCGCAAAAAATTGCCGCTCAATTAGAGAGCTTGTCGCTCACTGTTGCGATTGATTGGGCACCCCGAGTGGCGGCTTATCAGCATAAAGCTGGGGTTGAAAGCCTTAAGGGTGTTAAAAATATTATTGCCGTAGCGTCGGGAAAAGGCGGGGTTGGCAAATCGACAACCTCGGTGAACTTAGCCCTTGCTTTGGTGGCTGAAGGGGCCAAAGTTGGGCTTCTCGACGCCGATATTTATGGGCCTAGCCAACCGATCATGTTGGGTAAAGCCGATTCGCGTCCTGAAACGCTGGATCAAAAACGCATCTTGCCGGTGCTGAGTCACGGCGTGCAATCGATGTCGATTGGCTATTTGGTGGATCCCGAGCAAGCCATGGTGTGGCGTGGCCCGATGGCCAGTGGTGCGCTTCAACAATTGATTAATGATACGCAATGGCAAGATCTCGATTATTTAATCGTCGATTTGCCGCCCGGTACTGGCGATATTCAATTGACCTTGTCGCAGCGGGTTCCCGTGACGGCAGCCGTGGTGGTAACCACGCCTCAAGACATTGCATTGGCCGATGCCGTCAAAGCGATGAATATGTTTGAGAAGGTTTCGGTACCGGTACTGGGTGTCATCGAAAATATGGGTGTGCATATTTGCAGTGAATGCGGACACGCGGAACATATTTTTGGTGAAGGCGGTGGCGCAGGTTTGGCTGAAAACGCCAAGATTGAGTTTTTGGGAAGTCTGCCGTTAGCGCGCAGTATTCGTGACCATGCCGACAGTGGCACGCCATCGGTGGTTGCTGAGCCCGATGGTACGATTGCACAAATGTACCAAAGCATTGCTCGAAAGATTGCGGCCAGTTTGTCGACTCGAGCAAAAGATTACAGTCAAAGCTTTCCCAATATATCGATCACTAACGACTGA
- the dcd gene encoding dCTP deaminase, which produces MSIKSDKWIRRMAENEGMIEPFEPGQVRFANEQRIVSYGTSSYGYDVRCSDEFKIFTNINSAIVDPKAFDEQSFVDVKSDVCIIPPNSFALARTVEYFRIPRSVLTVCLGKSTYARCGIIVNVTPLEPEWEGHVTLEFSNTTPLPAKIYANEGVAQMLFYESDEICETSYKDRGGKYQGQTGVTLPKT; this is translated from the coding sequence ATGTCAATTAAGTCTGATAAATGGATCCGCCGTATGGCCGAGAACGAAGGGATGATTGAGCCTTTCGAGCCGGGTCAAGTGCGTTTTGCGAACGAGCAACGTATTGTGTCGTATGGCACGTCTTCCTATGGCTACGATGTACGCTGTTCTGATGAATTTAAAATTTTCACCAATATTAATTCGGCGATTGTTGATCCGAAAGCTTTCGATGAGCAAAGTTTTGTCGATGTGAAGTCAGATGTTTGTATCATTCCGCCAAACTCATTTGCCTTAGCGCGCACGGTTGAATATTTTCGAATTCCGCGCAGCGTGCTGACGGTGTGCTTGGGGAAATCAACCTACGCTCGTTGTGGCATTATTGTGAATGTCACGCCGCTCGAACCTGAGTGGGAAGGTCACGTGACCCTAGAGTTTAGTAACACGACGCCACTTCCGGCGAAAATTTACGCCAACGAAGGCGTAGCGCAAATGTTGTTCTACGAGTCAGATGAAATTTGTGAAACCTCGTATAAAGATCGCGGCGGTAAATACCAAGGCCAAACGGGCGTAACACTTCCTAAGACTTAA
- the sthA gene encoding Si-specific NAD(P)(+) transhydrogenase produces the protein MSNYDYDAIVIGSGPGGEGAAMNLAKHKKRVALVERYKKVGGGCTHWGTIPSKALRHSVARLVEYNSSPLFHEWSHPSTLTFSDVLKHTESVIKQQVNLRSGFYDRNRVDLMYGEAHFKDKHTVVINEADGTINTITADKIVIATGSRPYRPDDIDFNHPRIYDSDTILSLQRNPRHIIIYGAGVIGCEYASIFRGLGVKVDLVNMRDQLLSFLDKEITDSLSYHLWNNGVIIRNNEEYSQVEGTDEGVVVRLKSGKIIKADCLLFANGRTGNTDRLNLSNVGLQANGRGQLEVNACYQTKVDNIYAVGDVIGYPSLASAALDQGRIAAANILQEACNLRLVEDIPTGIYTIPEISSVGKTEQELTAEQVPYEVGRARFKDLARGQIADTTVGSLKILFHRETKEILGIHCFGERSSEIIHIGQAIMQQKDGGNNIEYFVNTTFNYPTMAEAYRVAALNGLNRLF, from the coding sequence ATGTCAAATTACGACTATGATGCAATTGTCATTGGTTCTGGGCCTGGGGGAGAGGGCGCAGCCATGAATCTGGCCAAGCACAAAAAGCGCGTGGCACTGGTAGAGCGATATAAAAAAGTGGGCGGCGGATGCACTCATTGGGGGACCATTCCCTCAAAAGCATTGCGGCACAGTGTGGCACGTTTGGTGGAGTACAATTCAAGCCCGTTGTTTCACGAATGGTCGCACCCAAGTACCCTAACGTTTTCTGATGTTTTAAAACACACTGAGTCGGTGATCAAACAGCAGGTTAATTTACGTTCGGGATTTTACGATCGCAATCGCGTTGATTTAATGTACGGTGAAGCGCATTTCAAAGACAAACACACGGTAGTAATTAACGAAGCCGATGGCACCATTAATACTATCACCGCCGACAAAATTGTTATTGCAACCGGCTCTCGACCTTATCGTCCTGATGACATCGATTTTAACCATCCGCGCATTTACGATTCTGATACTATTTTGTCTCTGCAACGAAATCCGCGACATATCATTATTTACGGTGCGGGGGTTATTGGTTGTGAGTATGCTTCTATTTTTCGTGGTTTAGGGGTGAAAGTTGATTTGGTGAATATGCGTGATCAACTGTTATCTTTCTTAGACAAAGAAATTACCGATTCGCTTAGCTACCATTTATGGAACAACGGTGTGATTATTCGTAACAATGAAGAATACTCGCAAGTTGAAGGGACTGATGAGGGCGTCGTGGTTCGATTAAAATCGGGCAAAATCATTAAGGCAGATTGTTTGTTGTTTGCCAATGGTCGAACCGGTAACACCGATCGTCTCAATTTGTCGAACGTTGGATTACAAGCCAACGGAAGAGGGCAGCTCGAAGTCAATGCTTGTTATCAAACCAAGGTTGACAACATTTACGCAGTGGGCGATGTGATTGGTTATCCGAGTCTGGCCAGTGCGGCACTCGATCAAGGGCGAATTGCGGCGGCTAATATTTTACAAGAAGCTTGTAACTTGCGCTTGGTTGAAGATATTCCGACGGGAATTTACACCATTCCTGAAATTAGCTCGGTGGGAAAAACAGAGCAAGAACTCACTGCAGAACAAGTGCCTTACGAAGTCGGGCGTGCGCGCTTTAAAGATTTGGCGCGTGGTCAAATTGCCGATACGACGGTAGGCAGTTTGAAAATTTTATTTCATCGCGAAACCAAAGAAATTTTGGGCATTCATTGTTTTGGTGAACGTTCTTCTGAAATTATTCATATTGGGCAAGCCATCATGCAACAAAAAGATGGCGGTAATAACATCGAGTATTTTGTGAATACCACCTTTAACTATCCAACTATGGCAGAAGCCTATCGCGTCGCCGCGTTAAATGGTTTGAACCGACTTTTTTAA
- a CDS encoding SpvB/TcaC N-terminal domain-containing protein — MSVRTSMIAAGLLSAVVLQAEAYTPLFNYDQNTHFTVEGDFDGDGDLDLFVQPKLKSSDTGLMPKNINETLDPAIHKYWVGQHPQITAIEDWSDEYYKAFAANLTSSPGDELLLLGRQDIVLLHGEIVTPIVILKDPRNAIVSWDASKNASFTSFDFDANPDSYQLHFGDFDGDGFDEIILQGLTAGSTSYVLDSDGSLNQTLANGYQGIDWSAVAYEFVIDDLNGDGRDDIQLESNSASLPDNSAFFGSGGTIVSVAIEYDPNNASRPDFAHKSSGVPDAQASLIYVPDSDIVGAVEGQAGVSGGAATYTIPIALPPGRAGMQPSVSLNYSSRSGNGIAGVGWSLSAGSSIHRCAQTAANDGANLSVRGLDLFDKLCLNGQRLVVVNGTQYGKSGAEYRTEMDSFAKIVQLGNLGSGTVSFTVYNKNGQVDYYGLGGTSRHNRSGSDTYAWAISRSEDRSLMKNSIIYTYSKPSTGEFLLSRINYTGESTVLGNRVVEFEYETALPSDQSISYQAGEYSKRTKRLAKIKTFVNDTQKVREYRLGYEESAASKRSLLNTVTECGVEDAIETCLPSTHFSHFNQTVGLSTTNDIKVCCQVIS; from the coding sequence ATGTCCGTTAGAACTTCAATGATTGCTGCAGGTCTTTTGTCGGCCGTCGTCTTGCAAGCTGAGGCGTATACGCCGCTTTTTAACTATGATCAAAATACGCATTTTACGGTCGAAGGTGACTTCGATGGTGATGGTGATCTTGATCTATTTGTGCAGCCAAAGTTGAAGTCATCTGATACGGGGTTAATGCCTAAAAACATTAATGAAACTTTGGACCCAGCGATTCATAAATATTGGGTCGGCCAACATCCTCAAATCACTGCAATCGAAGATTGGAGCGATGAATACTATAAAGCGTTTGCTGCGAACTTAACGTCTTCCCCAGGCGATGAGTTGTTGTTATTAGGTCGTCAAGACATCGTCTTGTTGCACGGTGAAATAGTCACACCGATAGTTATTTTAAAAGATCCTCGTAATGCGATCGTTTCTTGGGACGCCAGTAAAAATGCGAGTTTTACCAGTTTCGATTTTGATGCTAACCCAGACAGTTATCAACTTCACTTTGGTGACTTTGATGGTGATGGATTTGATGAAATTATTTTACAAGGGTTAACCGCCGGTTCAACATCTTATGTGTTAGACAGTGATGGCAGTTTAAACCAAACGTTGGCCAATGGTTATCAAGGCATTGATTGGTCGGCTGTGGCCTATGAGTTTGTGATTGATGATCTAAACGGTGATGGTCGTGACGATATTCAATTAGAATCGAACAGTGCGTCTCTACCGGATAACTCTGCCTTTTTTGGCAGTGGTGGCACCATTGTAAGTGTTGCAATTGAATACGATCCAAACAATGCATCACGCCCTGACTTCGCGCATAAAAGTTCCGGTGTCCCTGATGCTCAAGCCTCATTAATTTATGTTCCTGACTCAGATATTGTTGGTGCTGTTGAAGGGCAAGCAGGCGTATCGGGTGGTGCCGCCACGTATACCATTCCGATTGCATTGCCTCCGGGTCGAGCGGGTATGCAGCCAAGCGTATCGTTAAATTATTCATCTCGTTCGGGTAACGGTATTGCGGGTGTGGGTTGGTCACTTAGTGCGGGCAGTAGCATTCATCGGTGTGCACAAACAGCTGCGAATGACGGTGCAAATCTCAGTGTGCGCGGTTTAGACCTCTTCGACAAGCTTTGTTTGAATGGCCAGCGATTAGTAGTTGTAAATGGTACTCAGTATGGAAAAAGCGGAGCTGAATATCGTACTGAAATGGATTCGTTTGCTAAAATCGTTCAGCTTGGCAACTTAGGCTCTGGCACCGTCAGCTTTACGGTTTATAACAAGAACGGCCAAGTAGATTATTACGGTCTTGGCGGTACTTCGCGGCATAATCGGTCTGGTAGCGATACTTATGCATGGGCGATCAGTCGCTCAGAAGATCGTTCTTTGATGAAAAATTCGATAATTTATACTTACTCAAAACCTTCAACCGGTGAGTTCTTATTATCGCGAATTAATTATACGGGTGAAAGCACCGTACTTGGTAATCGTGTTGTCGAGTTTGAATATGAAACAGCGTTACCTAGTGATCAAAGTATTAGTTATCAAGCTGGTGAATACTCTAAGCGAACTAAGCGCCTAGCGAAAATTAAAACCTTTGTGAATGATACGCAAAAGGTCCGAGAGTATCGTTTAGGTTACGAAGAAAGTGCGGCATCTAAACGCTCTTTATTAAATACCGTTACCGAATGTGGTGTTGAAGACGCCATTGAAACATGTTTGCCTTCGACCCACTTTAGTCACTTTAATCAAACCGTTGGTTTATCAACTACAAATGATATTAAAGTTTGTTGCCAAGTAATATCGTAG